One region of Spirochaetota bacterium genomic DNA includes:
- a CDS encoding AMP-binding protein, with amino-acid sequence MNNDVYSQKPWLQHYDSHVAPNLQYETKTFAEKFAQIVAKYPNKTALIYMGTNITFKQLDELSNRLAHYLVDIGVKPDDVVGLHLPNIPAHYIGVIAVQKAGAVSTGLSPLLTPSEMEYQLNDSKTKVVITLDILFEKIAEVSSKAPFSEVIVTEIADFLPDIKRVLGKLLKKIPTAPIAALTGKKVVRFMDVVKSSKADHIMVKRNWEDLIFMMYTGGTTGPAKGAMLTQKSYMSNRHQVLTWLDLQPEDIALSAFPLFHIAGLALGGFSMTQGITQICVPNPRDAHFLISALKTYKPTFVVNVPTVYFELLKRPEFAKLNLKSHLKWCLSAAAPFPAEYIKSLEAIIGQGNFIELYGMTEMSPVMICNPRFGTKKASSIGMPISDTEVKLIDPETGQLAKIGETGEIVIRGPQLMKGYYNKPDETAKAVRDGWMYTGDVAKMDEDGYFYIVDRVKDMVIVSGFKVFTRELDEVLAQHPDVEIAASVGIPDPERPGSERVGCAIVLKPGIEKSEQEKEKILQYLKQHVAPYKVPKLIVFMDQLPTSGVGKILKREIKKMLLEM; translated from the coding sequence ATGAACAATGATGTGTATTCACAAAAACCATGGTTACAGCATTACGACAGCCACGTAGCACCTAACTTGCAGTACGAAACAAAAACCTTTGCAGAGAAATTTGCCCAAATTGTTGCAAAGTACCCAAACAAAACAGCGCTTATCTATATGGGTACTAACATCACCTTTAAGCAATTAGATGAGCTGTCGAACAGGCTGGCACATTATCTTGTGGACATAGGTGTAAAGCCTGATGATGTTGTGGGACTGCATTTACCAAATATTCCGGCGCATTATATTGGGGTTATAGCAGTTCAAAAAGCTGGTGCAGTATCCACGGGTTTGAGTCCGCTGCTTACCCCATCCGAAATGGAATATCAATTAAATGATTCAAAAACAAAAGTTGTTATCACTTTAGATATTCTGTTTGAAAAGATTGCAGAGGTTAGCTCAAAAGCACCATTTTCTGAGGTGATAGTAACTGAGATTGCTGATTTTCTTCCAGATATAAAGCGTGTATTAGGAAAACTTCTTAAAAAAATACCAACTGCTCCAATTGCTGCTTTGACTGGGAAAAAAGTGGTTAGATTTATGGATGTGGTAAAAAGCTCAAAAGCAGACCATATAATGGTAAAACGGAATTGGGAAGATCTTATATTTATGATGTATACTGGTGGTACAACAGGGCCTGCCAAAGGCGCTATGCTTACTCAGAAAAGCTATATGTCAAATCGACATCAGGTTTTAACTTGGTTGGACTTACAACCAGAAGACATTGCGCTATCAGCATTTCCACTATTCCACATTGCAGGATTAGCATTAGGGGGTTTTTCCATGACACAGGGAATAACACAGATCTGTGTACCCAACCCCAGAGATGCACACTTTTTAATAAGCGCACTCAAAACGTATAAACCAACTTTTGTGGTAAATGTCCCTACAGTATACTTTGAACTGCTAAAACGCCCAGAATTTGCAAAGTTAAATCTTAAGAGTCACCTAAAATGGTGTTTGAGTGCAGCAGCACCATTTCCCGCTGAATATATTAAGTCACTGGAAGCAATCATTGGCCAGGGCAACTTTATTGAATTATATGGGATGACCGAAATGTCTCCAGTAATGATTTGTAATCCACGCTTTGGTACAAAAAAAGCAAGTTCCATTGGTATGCCTATTTCCGATACAGAAGTAAAATTAATAGATCCTGAAACTGGGCAGCTAGCAAAAATTGGCGAAACCGGCGAAATAGTTATTCGTGGGCCTCAGTTAATGAAGGGATACTATAACAAACCTGATGAAACAGCAAAAGCTGTAAGGGATGGCTGGATGTATACCGGTGATGTGGCAAAGATGGACGAAGATGGATACTTTTATATTGTAGATAGGGTCAAAGATATGGTTATTGTATCAGGATTTAAGGTATTTACCCGTGAACTTGATGAAGTACTGGCTCAGCATCCAGATGTGGAGATTGCAGCATCAGTTGGGATACCTGACCCAGAGCGTCCGGGGTCAGAGCGTGTTGGCTGTGCAATAGTGTTAAAACCAGGAATTGAAAAATCTGAACAAGAAAAGGAAAAGATACTCCAGTACCTCAAGCAGCATGTTGCACCATATAAAGTGCCAAAACTCATTGTATTTATGGATCAGTTGCCCACAAGCGGGGTTGGTAAGATATTAAAGAGGGAAATCAAGAAAATGCTGCTGGAAATGTAG
- a CDS encoding DUF523 and DUF1722 domain-containing protein: MQFPTPTICVSACLNGQNVRYNGQTIHDEFVSSLLKFCHSINVCPEIAIGLGVPRDRILVYYDNGQCKLFQPGTGKDVTHAMHQFAKSHLEALHDIDGFILKAKSPSCGISGTKIYKDSKGTIFHSKGKGLFAMHVLERFDNIPCEDEGRLRDEEIREHFLVRIFTFADIRQTFSKNPDIQSVIQFHQNYKYILMTYNQKKLAQLGRIVASYTKGQLNTLINEYRDVFVSAFRKKPSHKQHVNTLLHIFGYFSDKLNVNEKKHFLHLIDKYSKNKIRRNVLTELLLNWAHRFNDSYLLSQKYLSPYPEELAMQ, from the coding sequence TTGCAATTTCCAACGCCAACTATCTGTGTTAGTGCATGCCTTAATGGCCAAAATGTACGTTATAATGGCCAAACAATACATGATGAGTTTGTTAGCTCTCTTTTAAAATTTTGTCACTCTATTAACGTGTGCCCTGAAATAGCAATAGGATTAGGAGTACCCAGAGATAGAATTTTAGTATATTATGACAACGGCCAATGTAAATTATTTCAGCCTGGAACCGGAAAAGATGTAACCCATGCAATGCATCAATTTGCCAAATCACATCTTGAAGCACTTCATGATATTGATGGTTTTATACTTAAAGCAAAATCACCATCATGTGGCATTTCAGGAACTAAAATTTACAAAGACAGCAAGGGTACCATATTTCACAGCAAAGGGAAGGGGCTATTTGCCATGCATGTGCTTGAACGGTTTGACAATATCCCTTGTGAAGATGAAGGAAGGCTTCGCGATGAAGAGATCCGCGAACACTTTCTTGTAAGGATCTTTACATTTGCTGACATACGTCAAACATTTTCAAAAAACCCTGACATACAAAGTGTAATACAGTTTCATCAAAATTATAAATATATTTTAATGACATATAATCAAAAAAAACTTGCTCAGTTAGGCAGGATAGTAGCCAGTTACACAAAAGGGCAGCTAAACACACTAATTAATGAATACAGGGATGTATTTGTTTCTGCATTTAGGAAAAAGCCTTCCCATAAACAGCATGTGAATACCCTGCTCCATATATTTGGCTATTTCTCAGATAAACTTAATGTGAATGAAAAAAAGCATTTCCTTCACCTCATTGATAAATATAGCAAAAATAAAATACGTCGAAATGTACTAACAGAACTTTTGCTCAATTGGGCTCATCGATTCAACGATAGCTACTTGCTATCGCAAAAATATCTTAGTCCATATCCGGAGGAATTAGCCATGCAGTAA
- a CDS encoding methyl-accepting chemotaxis protein — MFRNRIMVLYKEENPLIKKRSLLLYVMNGVILSVILPLPLIILLVRGDFLRPFIIGIVPAIGTMISLLVLMRGKYFSAANVTSLTTSVAIVIGIYLQFSGTKGMGYSSMVYLMPAGIVFSSLFCSRVWTTGIALFFFISNCLFYYLNTMQAVIEKKILFTGFVDSSMSIIFCYALSFLIVKIMKESMQEIQEESDKNKQQYITLKQLVGAIQDASSHLMDAVVQMRKMTTKLSEQAQSQAASVEEVTSAIEEVNASMDMVSQHVKEQTVNLKTLDGLTSDFTQLVEQLKATIDTAAQKIYATAQQSQKNEKTLEELNTTMHDVGIKSQQMNSVADVIDSIAEQISLLALNASIEAARAGEAGRGFAVVADEISKLSDQTSQSLKEIYNLIRETESQIQKGIHIVQETVTAMSIVIGNVGQIADDIQKISEIMQVQAEKNKIISNKTKETHAHADEINYSASEQMVALGEVAKSISMINEYTQDLSNAVMNLVEIAKDVDFQSTALMEKIRFVG; from the coding sequence ATGTTTCGCAATAGAATAATGGTACTATACAAAGAGGAAAATCCTCTTATAAAGAAAAGGTCTTTATTGCTGTATGTGATGAATGGCGTTATATTAAGTGTAATACTTCCCCTCCCATTGATAATCTTACTGGTGAGAGGTGATTTTTTACGACCTTTTATTATTGGAATTGTACCTGCAATTGGCACTATGATTAGTTTGTTAGTCTTAATGAGGGGTAAATATTTTTCTGCAGCAAATGTAACATCGTTAACGACATCAGTTGCAATTGTAATTGGTATATACCTGCAATTTAGCGGAACAAAGGGAATGGGGTATTCATCCATGGTGTATTTAATGCCTGCGGGGATTGTGTTTTCCTCGCTTTTTTGCAGTAGAGTATGGACTACCGGAATTGCTCTGTTTTTTTTCATAAGTAACTGTTTGTTTTATTATTTAAATACCATGCAGGCAGTTATTGAAAAAAAGATTTTATTCACAGGGTTTGTAGATAGTAGTATGTCAATCATATTCTGTTATGCATTATCATTTTTAATAGTGAAAATTATGAAAGAGTCTATGCAGGAGATTCAAGAAGAATCTGATAAGAATAAACAACAATATATAACATTGAAGCAGCTTGTGGGTGCAATACAGGATGCATCATCACACTTGATGGACGCTGTTGTGCAGATGCGGAAGATGACTACAAAACTTTCAGAGCAGGCACAGAGCCAGGCTGCTTCAGTAGAGGAGGTAACTTCAGCCATTGAAGAAGTGAATGCAAGTATGGATATGGTTAGCCAGCATGTAAAAGAGCAAACGGTAAACCTCAAGACGCTTGATGGTCTCACGAGTGATTTTACTCAGCTTGTTGAACAGCTCAAAGCTACCATAGATACTGCTGCGCAGAAGATTTATGCCACAGCTCAGCAATCACAAAAAAATGAAAAAACACTGGAAGAGCTTAACACTACAATGCATGATGTTGGAATAAAATCACAGCAGATGAATTCTGTTGCCGACGTTATTGATTCCATTGCAGAGCAAATAAGCCTGCTGGCATTGAATGCTTCAATTGAGGCTGCCAGAGCAGGTGAGGCGGGGAGAGGTTTTGCAGTTGTAGCAGATGAAATATCAAAGCTCTCGGATCAAACATCTCAAAGTTTGAAAGAGATATATAATTTAATTAGGGAAACAGAAAGCCAGATTCAGAAAGGAATACATATTGTTCAAGAAACAGTAACAGCAATGAGCATCGTAATAGGTAATGTAGGGCAGATTGCCGATGATATACAGAAAATCAGTGAAATCATGCAAGTGCAGGCTGAAAAAAATAAAATAATCAGCAATAAAACAAAGGAAACACATGCACATGCAGATGAAATCAATTATTCTGCAAGTGAACAGATGGTTGCGTTGGGCGAAGTTGCCAAATCCATTTCCATGATTAATGAGTATACACAGGACTTATCAAATGCTGTGATGAATCTTGTGGAAATAGCAAAGGATGTGGATTTTCAGTCAACTGCGCTTATGGAAAAAATCAGGTTTGTTGGATGA
- a CDS encoding U32 family peptidase, translating into MRKIEQHSIELLAPAGSPEAFIVALQAGADAVYLGLKDFNARKRAKNFTIDEFKFAVNYAHHHDKKVYLTLNTLIFDSEFEQVIDILDVAEDVKVDAVIVQDIGLIHLMRTYFPSLAIHASTQTFCHNSLHAQFLKNLGVSRIILPRELSLNEIKSIVHKVPLDYEVFIHGAMCFSFSGCCLFSSYLFGESGNRGRCLQPCRFPFAVSNKTRYPFSMKDLAIGPSILDYINAGITNFKIEGRLKSTWYIKDVVSYYRKLIDSLFHGTSYKSNPPTLRNSSKGYMFDSSYEKLVDTQKPGVAGTFIGTVITINSNSCIIKTIHNITKGARLRIIDRFGKKIHEGTLLHYTYNANQGILTWFIRIKGETPMDVYQIGESRELSYLQQLKKVPYKPYIAHVHIDIDHQININASIKDFSKEYCVQVPVQKALAHELSACNIEEIFQQTSSFPFTAIVTVNVKDGIFIPLSVVKQIRRDVYSKLYNDFKLYLQHNNQTRKSKIAAYIKSIQEDNSAIVPTVKTHHYIEFENIQHSQINAETFIELPVFVPQNALDDTIQKIDMLIANGHTRFIIPTYGWLEYFKNKNAIVCAGDYCYIVNSYTYQAFKHHGISYFTVSEDLQNSAFSILNYKEYIKFKTPRRYMITRLCMPDAILEHKGKKFCVQHYKYYDILTDCTQ; encoded by the coding sequence ATGAGGAAAATAGAACAACACAGTATTGAACTCCTTGCCCCGGCAGGTTCACCCGAAGCTTTTATAGTTGCACTACAAGCTGGTGCTGATGCTGTGTATCTTGGTCTTAAAGATTTTAATGCTCGCAAACGTGCAAAAAATTTCACTATCGATGAATTTAAATTTGCAGTCAACTATGCACATCACCATGATAAAAAAGTATATCTTACCCTCAATACATTAATATTTGACAGCGAATTTGAACAGGTAATTGATATTCTTGACGTTGCAGAGGATGTAAAAGTAGATGCAGTTATAGTGCAAGATATTGGGCTTATTCACCTCATGCGCACCTACTTTCCTTCTTTAGCGATTCATGCTTCAACGCAAACATTCTGTCATAACAGCTTGCATGCGCAATTTCTTAAAAACTTAGGTGTGTCACGCATTATATTGCCGCGGGAGCTATCGCTTAATGAAATCAAAAGCATAGTGCACAAAGTACCCCTTGACTATGAAGTATTTATTCATGGTGCCATGTGTTTTTCATTTTCAGGATGCTGTCTTTTCTCGTCTTACCTGTTTGGAGAATCAGGCAACAGAGGTAGATGTTTACAGCCATGCCGCTTCCCATTTGCAGTATCAAATAAAACACGTTACCCTTTCTCCATGAAGGATTTGGCAATAGGACCATCAATACTTGATTACATTAATGCAGGGATTACAAATTTTAAAATTGAAGGGCGCTTAAAAAGCACCTGGTATATTAAAGATGTTGTAAGCTATTATAGGAAATTAATTGACTCACTTTTTCATGGCACCAGCTATAAAAGCAATCCACCAACCCTTCGCAACTCAAGCAAAGGATATATGTTCGATAGCTCTTATGAAAAACTAGTTGATACCCAAAAGCCTGGTGTGGCAGGAACATTCATTGGCACGGTAATCACTATCAATTCCAACTCATGTATAATAAAAACCATCCATAACATCACAAAAGGGGCACGCTTGCGGATTATTGACCGTTTTGGGAAAAAAATTCATGAAGGTACATTGCTACATTACACGTACAATGCAAACCAGGGCATTCTTACATGGTTTATCAGAATTAAGGGAGAAACTCCAATGGATGTATACCAAATAGGTGAAAGCAGAGAACTATCATATTTGCAGCAACTTAAAAAAGTTCCATACAAACCATATATTGCACATGTACATATTGATATTGACCATCAAATAAATATTAATGCTTCAATCAAAGATTTTTCAAAGGAATATTGTGTACAGGTTCCTGTACAGAAAGCACTGGCACATGAGCTATCGGCATGTAATATTGAAGAAATCTTTCAGCAGACATCCAGTTTCCCATTTACAGCTATTGTTACCGTAAACGTTAAGGATGGTATTTTTATCCCGCTTTCTGTTGTAAAGCAAATACGCCGTGATGTATATTCCAAATTATATAATGATTTCAAGCTGTACTTGCAACATAATAATCAAACAAGAAAAAGCAAAATTGCTGCATACATCAAATCTATTCAGGAAGATAACAGCGCAATAGTACCCACTGTAAAAACACATCACTATATTGAATTTGAAAATATTCAGCATTCCCAAATCAATGCAGAGACTTTTATTGAATTGCCAGTTTTTGTACCACAAAATGCGTTAGATGATACTATTCAAAAAATTGACATGCTCATAGCAAATGGCCACACCCGTTTTATTATACCAACGTATGGATGGCTAGAATATTTCAAAAACAAAAATGCAATTGTATGTGCAGGGGATTATTGCTATATTGTAAATTCATATACTTACCAAGCATTTAAGCATCATGGTATTAGCTATTTTACTGTATCAGAAGATTTACAAAACTCTGCGTTTTCAATTTTAAATTATAAGGAATATATCAAATTTAAAACGCCACGTCGATACATGATAACCAGACTGTGCATGCCTGATGCTATCTTAGAACATAAAGGGAAGAAATTTTGTGTACAACACTACAAATATTATGATATACTTACTGACTGCACTCAATAA
- a CDS encoding amidohydrolase family protein, translating to MFDYIIKNGTIIDGTGKKAYKGTIAILKDRIILDNQLNDAVAKESVDASDKIIAPGFIDIHSHHDLYIVDQDPVHRFSSFVQQGVTTAVVGNCGWAMAPCIDKYKSMVLELIQSMSVPVKQFYWESMKEYFSYIEKTQLMINVAQLAAHGPIRISVMGDENRFCTDEELSRMKKLLRESMNAGCVGFSTGLMYYPGMYAHTDELIELAKVTSEYGRPYVSHLRGYCTTLPYSITEAVTIAESAGVPLQISHLHSLPFLPLISNVLPYFFNIIEAINTIIPLPGIPNPALEKGLEIINRAIDRGIDIGMDALPYTMGNTTITALFPPWVNRGGRRKLLERLKNPDIRQKIKKQMETTVPKWPHWEEDSWSDPHIRAIGWKPVRVLSVKSPKNRWAEGKTFIEIAKVWKTDPFNALCRLTLEEEGEVTYTYGYPARPWLEKMFNTMLTHPMMSIGADSILPSYEEGTPPPSAYGCFPRFLGHYARELGLFPLEEAIRRITSLAASRYNLENRGIIKNNAYADLVIFDPNTINENFTKEGKPAAAKGIEHVFINGCHIVENGKITHGVMPGKVLKA from the coding sequence ATGTTTGATTACATAATTAAAAATGGTACCATAATTGATGGTACAGGAAAAAAAGCATATAAAGGAACAATCGCAATACTAAAAGATCGGATTATACTCGATAATCAACTAAATGATGCTGTTGCAAAAGAAAGTGTTGATGCTTCTGACAAAATTATTGCCCCAGGATTTATTGATATTCATTCCCACCACGACTTGTATATAGTTGATCAAGATCCTGTACATAGGTTTTCATCATTTGTGCAACAAGGTGTTACCACAGCAGTTGTTGGCAACTGCGGCTGGGCCATGGCGCCATGTATTGACAAATACAAATCAATGGTTTTAGAGCTTATCCAGAGCATGAGTGTACCAGTTAAGCAATTTTATTGGGAATCGATGAAAGAGTACTTTTCTTATATTGAAAAAACTCAACTGATGATTAACGTCGCTCAGCTTGCAGCACATGGCCCAATCCGCATTTCAGTAATGGGAGATGAAAACCGATTTTGTACAGATGAAGAACTTTCGCGTATGAAAAAGCTTTTACGCGAATCAATGAATGCTGGTTGTGTTGGCTTTTCAACGGGGCTAATGTATTATCCCGGCATGTATGCTCATACCGATGAGCTTATTGAATTAGCTAAAGTTACAAGTGAATATGGCAGGCCCTATGTGTCACATCTCAGGGGATACTGCACCACATTGCCATACTCTATCACAGAAGCAGTAACCATAGCTGAAAGCGCGGGAGTGCCATTGCAAATCTCACACCTTCACTCATTGCCATTTCTTCCCTTAATCAGCAATGTGCTACCATATTTCTTTAACATCATTGAAGCAATCAACACTATCATTCCCTTGCCCGGAATACCTAATCCGGCTTTAGAGAAAGGTTTGGAAATTATTAATAGAGCTATCGATAGAGGAATTGATATTGGGATGGATGCACTCCCTTATACCATGGGGAACACCACAATCACAGCATTATTTCCACCGTGGGTTAACAGAGGTGGACGCAGAAAACTACTAGAGCGCCTCAAAAATCCCGATATACGGCAGAAAATAAAAAAGCAGATGGAAACAACAGTACCAAAGTGGCCTCACTGGGAGGAAGATTCATGGTCTGATCCTCACATTCGGGCAATTGGGTGGAAACCTGTGCGAGTGCTATCGGTAAAAAGTCCCAAAAACCGTTGGGCTGAAGGAAAAACATTTATTGAAATTGCAAAAGTGTGGAAAACAGATCCATTTAATGCACTGTGCAGATTGACACTTGAAGAAGAAGGCGAAGTAACATACACCTATGGCTATCCCGCACGGCCCTGGCTTGAGAAGATGTTCAATACTATGCTTACACACCCAATGATGAGCATAGGTGCGGATTCTATTCTACCTTCTTATGAGGAAGGCACTCCCCCGCCTTCAGCATATGGATGTTTTCCCCGCTTTTTAGGGCACTATGCGCGCGAGTTGGGTTTGTTCCCTCTTGAAGAAGCAATCCGGAGGATTACTAGCCTTGCTGCAAGTCGTTATAATTTAGAAAACCGTGGTATAATTAAAAATAATGCGTATGCAGATTTAGTAATCTTTGACCCAAACACAATAAATGAAAATTTTACTAAAGAAGGTAAACCAGCTGCTGCAAAAGGTATAGAACATGTATTTATAAATGGATGCCATATTGTTGAAAACGGAAAAATAACGCATGGTGTAATGCCTGGTAAAGTATTAAAAGCATGA
- a CDS encoding TetR/AcrR family transcriptional regulator, translating into MKNAKSFQQLKESEKENRKKIIIDAAERVFASKPFNQVTMRDIAKEAGITPGAIYRHFPDQQSLFVEAFLRGAEKIIKELEQIISKSKNPLKDAIAIFLKFLMKNDQYFRMMTHFMLDAQLSLDLVEKLNDAERKLLDQFTKLFNKKPNPRLHAHSLFAALNGIVITFHNYPGRSKKDIHQHMNRLGDMLYQLFSK; encoded by the coding sequence ATGAAAAATGCAAAGTCTTTTCAACAGTTAAAAGAATCTGAAAAGGAAAACAGGAAAAAAATTATCATTGATGCAGCAGAACGCGTGTTTGCATCAAAACCATTTAATCAGGTAACAATGCGTGATATTGCCAAGGAAGCAGGCATTACCCCCGGAGCAATTTACCGGCATTTCCCTGACCAGCAGTCGCTTTTTGTCGAAGCTTTTTTACGAGGAGCAGAAAAAATAATTAAGGAGTTAGAACAGATTATATCAAAGAGCAAAAATCCATTAAAAGATGCTATCGCCATATTTTTAAAATTTTTAATGAAAAATGACCAGTATTTCAGGATGATGACGCATTTTATGCTTGATGCCCAGTTGAGCCTGGACCTGGTTGAAAAGCTCAATGACGCTGAGCGGAAGTTGCTTGACCAGTTTACTAAATTATTTAACAAAAAGCCAAATCCACGGTTACATGCACATAGCCTCTTTGCTGCACTAAACGGCATAGTTATTACATTTCACAATTATCCTGGCAGAAGTAAGAAAGATATTCACCAGCACATGAATCGCCTTGGTGATATGCTGTATCAGCTATTTTCTAAGTGA
- a CDS encoding acyl-CoA dehydrogenase family protein — MAKNTSYSFDEYLQWRNNIDYYADDLFLQKVTRYFSKDDFETVDIRTRELSRLASYRWRDIADEIAQPHNRIFMQHYDGHNHRIDRIIRPTALEEMEKEVFGQGIFSSKTLPWERLVKQILIYQNGEAGIACPLVCTEGLVALLEQYHDHPELEKILVHCKEGINGNFGIGAQYLSEIQGGSDVAANDVEAVENGDHWLLYGKKFFCSATHADYVVITARPKGSEHVGLFVMPSYIDKNLQKRNGYTIDRLKWKLGTAELPTAEITFNGAIAYKVGPIERGIANVVGIVLTHSRLTVGLSAAAAMIRAAREATQYAQFRTAFGFAINQFPLLKRQLEELNHYAKRTLAGAFKIYELFQSLPGGLRGGLITDEDVEIQRKRFCVRILIMLQKIVASWDATDVLRKAISVFGGHGVMEDFSSLPRLFRDMMINELWEGPRNVLLTQIYRDIQRASTWYPVNEFIKDILYNAETSLVNKIAALFSECVQSNFIYPGQDNAKFCLLWENACHDLLHEFQNCALHEVEHAQELTSLRK, encoded by the coding sequence ATGGCAAAAAATACATCCTACAGCTTTGATGAATACCTGCAATGGAGAAATAATATAGACTATTACGCTGATGACCTTTTTTTGCAAAAGGTAACCAGGTACTTTTCAAAAGATGATTTTGAAACAGTTGATATCCGTACAAGGGAGCTATCCAGATTAGCCTCATACCGTTGGCGTGATATAGCTGATGAGATTGCTCAACCCCATAACAGGATTTTTATGCAGCACTATGATGGTCACAACCACCGTATTGACCGTATCATACGCCCAACGGCACTAGAAGAAATGGAAAAAGAAGTTTTTGGCCAAGGGATATTTTCTTCAAAAACTTTACCATGGGAACGCCTTGTAAAACAAATATTGATTTATCAAAATGGTGAAGCTGGTATTGCATGTCCACTCGTGTGTACTGAAGGATTGGTTGCGCTACTTGAGCAATACCATGACCATCCGGAACTTGAAAAAATCCTGGTACATTGCAAAGAAGGTATCAATGGCAATTTTGGTATTGGTGCTCAATACCTATCCGAGATACAGGGTGGTTCGGATGTTGCTGCCAACGATGTAGAAGCAGTAGAAAATGGTGACCACTGGCTCCTTTACGGTAAAAAGTTTTTCTGTTCGGCCACACATGCTGATTATGTTGTTATTACTGCCCGTCCCAAAGGTTCAGAGCATGTTGGTTTGTTTGTCATGCCATCATATATTGATAAAAATCTTCAAAAACGCAATGGATATACTATCGACAGACTCAAATGGAAACTTGGTACCGCAGAACTTCCCACAGCAGAGATTACATTCAATGGAGCTATCGCCTATAAAGTAGGGCCAATTGAACGAGGCATTGCAAATGTGGTGGGGATAGTGCTCACACATTCCCGATTAACAGTGGGATTATCTGCTGCAGCGGCTATGATACGCGCTGCACGAGAAGCAACACAGTATGCACAATTTCGCACTGCATTTGGATTTGCTATCAATCAGTTCCCACTGCTCAAGCGTCAACTTGAAGAATTAAATCATTATGCAAAGCGTACACTTGCTGGTGCATTCAAAATCTATGAACTATTCCAATCCTTGCCTGGTGGATTGCGAGGCGGATTGATAACTGATGAAGATGTAGAAATACAACGAAAGCGCTTTTGCGTTAGAATACTCATTATGTTACAAAAAATTGTGGCTTCGTGGGACGCAACTGATGTGTTGCGAAAGGCAATATCAGTATTTGGTGGACATGGTGTTATGGAAGATTTTTCAAGCCTGCCTCGTCTTTTTCGAGATATGATGATCAACGAATTATGGGAAGGTCCACGCAATGTACTCTTAACGCAAATTTACCGTGACATTCAGCGGGCATCGACATGGTATCCTGTGAATGAATTTATTAAAGACATTCTGTACAATGCAGAAACCAGTCTAGTGAACAAAATTGCAGCGTTATTTTCTGAATGTGTGCAGAGCAATTTTATCTATCCCGGGCAGGACAATGCCAAGTTCTGTCTTCTATGGGAAAATGCGTGTCATGACCTTTTACATGAATTCCAGAATTGTGCATTGCATGAAGTAGAACATGCACAGGAGTTAACATCACTTAGAAAATAG
- a CDS encoding AAA family ATPase yields the protein MKYYEAIEKFKTYNIVLLCGLYGSGKTEFANTYFKNSGLYRISRLELRKLMYEMTHFGEPWAAEKFTEEDDVLAKHVERKITEHFIQNKRNVLIINTFMTKKSRQRFITIAKENKKTIGAIFLDTPLEKCLEQSKRLQLTIPEYVIRQLHSKKELPSKQEGFHDVLIINDFTLTE from the coding sequence ATGAAATATTACGAAGCAATAGAAAAATTCAAAACATACAATATAGTTCTTCTATGCGGATTATACGGATCAGGAAAAACTGAATTTGCAAATACATATTTTAAAAATTCTGGATTATACCGTATTTCACGATTGGAACTCAGAAAACTTATGTACGAGATGACTCACTTTGGTGAGCCATGGGCAGCTGAAAAATTTACAGAAGAAGATGATGTGCTTGCAAAACACGTTGAGCGTAAAATAACCGAACACTTTATTCAGAATAAGCGCAATGTACTGATCATCAATACCTTTATGACAAAAAAATCCCGGCAACGTTTTATCACTATTGCAAAGGAAAATAAAAAAACAATAGGTGCTATATTTCTTGATACGCCCCTTGAAAAATGTTTGGAGCAGAGCAAGCGTTTACAATTAACCATACCAGAGTATGTAATCCGTCAATTACACAGTAAAAAAGAATTGCCTTCAAAACAGGAAGGTTTTCATGACGTACTTATAATCAATGATTTTACACTGACTGAATAG